In the Klebsiella aerogenes KCTC 2190 genome, one interval contains:
- a CDS encoding DoxX family protein codes for MNTLRYFDFGSSRPVLLLIARIAIVLLFIIFGYPKLMGFSGTVQYMASSGAPMPTLAAIIAVIMEVPAAILIILGFFTRPLAVIFIFYTLGTAVIGHHYWDMTGDAVLPNMINFYKNVSIAGAFLLLAITGPGSISLDRR; via the coding sequence ATGAACACGCTACGCTATTTTGACTTTGGCTCTTCCCGCCCTGTTCTGCTGTTAATCGCACGTATTGCGATCGTGCTGCTGTTCATTATTTTTGGCTATCCGAAACTGATGGGGTTTAGCGGAACGGTACAATATATGGCTTCTTCCGGCGCGCCGATGCCGACGCTGGCGGCGATCATCGCGGTCATCATGGAGGTACCCGCCGCTATTCTGATTATTTTAGGTTTCTTCACCCGCCCGCTGGCGGTGATCTTTATCTTTTACACCCTGGGTACGGCGGTTATCGGCCATCATTACTGGGATATGACCGGCGATGCGGTATTGCCGAATATGATTAACTTCTATAAGAACGTCAGTATCGCCGGGGCCTTCCTGCTGCTGGCGATAACCGGACCAGGTTCGATTTCGCTGGACCGTCGATAA
- the glyA gene encoding serine hydroxymethyltransferase yields MLKREMNIADYDAELWQAMEQEKVRQEEHIELIASENYTSPRVMQAQGSQLTNKYAEGYPGKRYYGGCEYVDIVEQLAIDRAKELFGADYANVQPHSGSQANFAVYTALLQPGDTVLGMNLAQGGHLTHGSPVNFSGKLYNIIPYGIDESGKIDYEDMAKQAQEHKPKMIIGGFSAYSGIVDWAKMREIADSIGAYLFVDMAHVAGLIAAGVYPNPVPHAHVVTTTTHKTLAGPRGGLILAKGGSEELYKKLNSAVFPSAQGGPLMHVIAAKAVALKEAMEPEFKVYQQQVAKNAKAMVEVFLNRGYKVVSGGTENHLFLLDLVDKNLTGKEADAALGRANITVNKNSVPNDPKSPFVTSGIRIGSPAVTRRGFKEAEVKELAGWMCDVLDNINDEAVIERVKGKVLDICARFPVYA; encoded by the coding sequence ATGTTAAAGCGTGAAATGAACATTGCCGATTATGATGCCGAACTGTGGCAGGCTATGGAGCAGGAAAAAGTACGTCAGGAAGAGCACATCGAACTGATCGCCTCCGAGAACTACACCAGTCCGCGCGTGATGCAGGCTCAGGGTTCCCAGCTGACTAACAAATATGCCGAAGGTTATCCGGGCAAGCGCTACTACGGTGGCTGCGAGTACGTGGATATCGTTGAGCAACTGGCTATCGACCGCGCGAAAGAACTGTTCGGCGCCGACTACGCTAACGTGCAGCCGCACTCCGGCTCGCAGGCTAACTTTGCCGTCTATACCGCTCTGCTGCAACCAGGCGATACCGTGCTGGGTATGAACCTGGCGCAAGGCGGCCACCTGACCCACGGTTCCCCGGTTAACTTCTCCGGTAAACTGTACAACATCATTCCTTACGGTATCGATGAGTCCGGTAAAATTGACTACGAAGACATGGCGAAGCAGGCCCAGGAGCACAAACCGAAGATGATCATCGGTGGCTTCTCCGCTTACTCCGGTATCGTTGACTGGGCGAAAATGCGTGAAATCGCTGACAGCATCGGCGCTTACCTGTTCGTCGATATGGCGCACGTAGCGGGCCTGATTGCCGCCGGCGTTTATCCGAACCCGGTTCCGCACGCCCACGTTGTTACTACTACCACCCACAAAACCCTGGCGGGTCCGCGCGGCGGCCTGATCCTGGCGAAAGGCGGTAGCGAAGAGCTGTACAAGAAACTGAACTCCGCCGTGTTCCCAAGCGCGCAGGGCGGCCCGCTGATGCACGTTATCGCCGCGAAAGCGGTGGCGCTGAAAGAAGCGATGGAGCCAGAGTTCAAAGTTTATCAGCAGCAGGTTGCCAAAAACGCCAAAGCGATGGTGGAAGTGTTCCTGAACCGCGGTTACAAAGTGGTTTCCGGCGGTACTGAAAACCACCTGTTCCTGCTGGATCTGGTAGATAAAAACCTGACCGGTAAAGAAGCTGACGCCGCCCTGGGCCGCGCCAACATCACCGTTAACAAAAACAGCGTACCGAACGATCCAAAGAGCCCGTTCGTGACTTCCGGTATCCGTATCGGTTCTCCGGCTGTGACTCGCCGCGGCTTTAAAGAAGCGGAAGTGAAAGAGCTGGCTGGCTGGATGTGCGACGTTCTCGACAATATCAACGACGAAGCTGTTATTGAGCGCGTCAAAGGTAAAGTGCTGGATATCTGCGCTCGTTTCCCGGTTTACGCGTAA